In Brassica napus cultivar Da-Ae chromosome A3, Da-Ae, whole genome shotgun sequence, the sequence CCCTGGGCCTGGGGGTCTCTTTCTTCCACAATATGACATTTTTGCTAACTTGACAATACGAGGTCGCAACAAAAACGTTTTGAGTTATTTGTTAGGTGGATATGTTACAAACAATCTTACAACTATTTCAATcaaatttaattacttttacTTGTTTTTGCTCATTATTTTCGCATGTTCTTCCAGTTGGCGTCCAAATAGATTCGATCTAGTGCGGTTTAGACGGGTAAGGCTATATTAAAACGATTGGTATAACTGTGGTTATGAATCTTCTAACAAACACAACCAAtgataacagaaaaaaaaaaaaacaattaacacAACTCACCCTCAGTCTTTACTAACCTTTCTCTTTTCTTGTTACAACAACCATAGATAGATAATATGGTTACATATCCTAGGCCCAAATAAGAAGACCCATTACTAAACCCAACTATAAGACCGTATAATCCGGTTCGTCCAATACCGTTGACAATTTCGAATAAAGTTTTAAATACGCAAACCGCGTTTTTTTTTTAGTCCCATTTCTTCTCGTcaagtaaaaactaaaaagagaaagataataataattgtgaaaagataataatttgtttgacaggaaaaaaaaataagaaagaaagaaaagaaacagaaaaCTTCTTTTTGCTTTACAACTAAGGCAAAAGGCTAATTCAGAGctccttcctcctcctccacaatcttcttcttctccaccagaatcatcatcatcatcgtacATCATTCCATCGATTTATCTTTCTTTTGATTATAGGTATGATATCATTTCCTTGAAAACGTAGTGCCGATCGTTTACGACTCAAATCAAATAAGCTgacatccttttttttttttttaatttctctgCAGACGTTGAGCGGAATCATCAATTTCCATTTCTGATCGATCGGTGAGGATGCGATTGTTATCTTATAAGTCTTGAGATTCATCTATTTGATCGTAGGGTTTTTGATTCTGTTAGGTCATCGTTGATCGTGAATCAAATGGCGGGGTTAGAGAAAAACgcggagctgaagaagacgagtTTCTTCAGCAGGTCGATGACAACTCATCACGGGAGGCCAGTAGCTTCGTCCctcaacccttccctgaaccgCACCACCTCCATCACCAAATACTACACCCCCGTTGAATCAGTCGGAAGCTCTCTCAAAGGCAAAGTCAAAGACCTTTGCAGATTATTCGAAGGCTCCAAATCCGTTAAACCGACCTCAACCGATCCTCCCGAGAAGAAGAAATTAACCAAATCGGTTTTATCCGAATCGCGGTTATCTCCGTTCCTGAGCCTAAGCAACTCCGTGACTCGTCTCCCCGGGACGGAGGACAGGATCGTGGTGTTTTTCACGAGCTTGAGAGGGATCAGACGGACGTATGAGGATTGTTATTCCGTTAGGATGATCTTtagagggtttagggtttggatcgACGAGCGTGATGTCTCTATGGACGCTGCTTACAGGAAGGAGCTGCAGATTGCGATGGGGGAGAAGAGTAGCGTGTCGTTGCCTCAGGTTTTTATAATGGGGAAGTATGTTGGTGGTGCTGATGTGATTAAGAGCTTGTTTGAGATTGGTGAGCTTGCTAAGATTCTTAAGGCGTTCCCTGTGAGAGAGCCGGGGTTTGTTTGTCGGTGTTGTGGGGACGTAAGGTTTATTCCGTGTTTGAATTGTAGTGGGAGTAAGAAACTGTATGATGAGGATGAAGATAGGGTCAGGAGATGTCCGGATTGTAATGAGAATGGGTTGATACGGTGTCCTGATTGCTCTTCTTGAGGGGAAGAGAAGACAAcctgaaaaaggaaaagaaaaatagagatgtattttattttgtgttgtGATGTGATGTGATGTAATGTAATCCATTGGTGTGTAGATCAAAgtgaatgatgatgatgctgCAAGTATCTGAAAATCTCTTTTGGATCAGCAGCTACATTTCACTTTCGGCTTTTAAGGTTTGTTGTGGTCATCGGTATTGGGAATGCTGATGATCGTTGATTTAGATAATGTGTGTTTGCTTGCTACTGAGGACTAATGTAATTTGTGTTTGTCGAAATGTCTGAAAGGGGTAGTAAGCATTTCGGCTCTTGCGTGTCAATGTTGTGAAGAAACAACTCTTGTTCTTGTGATATGTATTTGAGTGTAGATACTTAGCGTGCTTATTGGTATTGTGTTTGATTGCGACCGTAATCGTCTTCTATATGATCCCTTAAGTTGTTCGCATGATAGTCTGTTCATGACAGCTTGGTAAGAACTGAGAAGTGTTCTACAATCACACGCCTCGATCTTGTCTGCTTGTTTGCTAGAGATTTATGAACTCGGTTCTTACAATGTCGAGAGTTATTGCGCATACATTTCCAAAATGGCCCAACTGTTATCTTTCGTTAAGCCCAATGTTTGATCCTTGAAACGGAAAGTAAGTTCCACTCTTGAAAAGCCTACATGTAATAGTGATGATGAGCCCATCCAATGTTTCGTTTCCCTGCTGCCATCCCTTGCAGTTGAGCCAATGCTCAGTctgatattttcattttaagttTCCGCAATGCATTCGAGAATTTTTTCAAagcaaaatttcaaataattcgaaagatgaattaaaatttaaaaccgtATAGATGttgtgaaaaatgtatttttcttttcttttttaaaactgACATTACCGTCTCACAAGAAACGATTATACACAGATAAAAAGCTAATTTACTTATCGTAAAAATGTCGTTTTTGGAAAAGagaaaaatttgttataaacttAAAATGGTCGTTTTGCATTTGATCCTTTTTACTCAGCTAATCCAAATAtccaatatataaatatcagtTTTTCTTTCGGCACGAGGAAATCCTCTTTACGTTAGAATTAGCATATTTCCTATCTTTTATAGTTTAGTCAGAGTTGACGGTTATAGATATATTGTTTTTCACGCAACGCTTTCCACTTTAGTCACAAGCTTACGTGAACAGTTGAGCTACTGTAGGTATCTTCTTTACTCACGCATCTTCCTCCAGTTTAATGCACACCTTAATTTACTATCCACTAGATATATAACTTTACTAGCTTTTCGTTTTTTGAAAATCATACTATCTCTTCTATCCACAAAATTACATTCATGGTGGTATAGGTTGGGATATAATTTCCACGCAAAAGAATTTTGATCGGGTAACTATTCCAATTTCCAAGTTGACAATGTCAAGTAAGTTTTACGTCGAACACtacatcaacatatatatatatatacggcCGTCGAGCATAGGAAACCATGTCAAAGTCTCTGCtggataattaaaaaattaaaaatatttttttttaaatagtgtaGACGATAGGGTATAATGTAAGATATTGAGACTCTTTGGCCTAACGGAATATTATATCAATGAGAACCATGTGATCACTCGTGATTGCTTTACTTTAACTTGGCGAGAGCCGAGAGGAGAGATAAATAAAGGAGCGAAAGCTGTTCAACCAAGCAAACTCGCAAATGAGTAAATACCAGATCTATTCCTCTTCGGtttctattatatatacacTACATCTTCTTCCTTGCGATATGTAGTagataataaactaaaaaaaaagagtgaaatTCTTGGTAATGCAAGTTTGTAGCCAATTAGAAtgcccttttttcaaaaaaaaaaaaatttaaaaaaaaagaagtttgtaGCCAATTAAccctccaaaaaaaattatgtaaccaACTCATGGTGACTGAATCGTTGAGAGAATCACTACTAGCTAGCTAGTTAATTAATCCACATAGCTAGATGGAAGATTGGTATAATATTCTCCAtgccaaaaatcaaaaataactGGACGCTTATTAGTTTACTATAACATGTAAAtgttttttgaccaaaaaaaaatgtaaatgtttCTGCATGGTTAACAAAATTATCATTCATGCACTTTTTACGTAGAATAGAAGATTTCTCtgcttttaagttttaacctatgttacatggaaacggaagcggatacgtggaagcggaagcgtaaggaagcgcagaagcgagattttttaaaatattaggaagcgggtacgtgttggaagcgtatatccatatataaatatatttatatatttatatatttatatatttatatatttatatatatatgtaaaattttaaaaaaattaggactaaaacttatatgatttaaatttgaaataaaacatttattcatttataataattttgaaatgattttatattaaaactgtaaaaatacatataaattatgtttacagaaaatattatattaattatttttaatacttcataaataattgacacaatatgtttcaatatgtgctatatctttaataaaaaatctcaatgcataaagataatttatagtattatttttgatatttgtatatttataactcaatattcattactattaattttttttattttatatagatgaaaactatggttttatattttattgatatacattgtattttttttttaaacggaagcgtgattccaaaacggaatcataagcttccaacaggtttttaaatagaatattttagaaacgttttggaagcgagattccgcaaGCTTCCACGAGGTTCCGATTCTgattccggttccgaagcgggaagcggacgtccgatgaagcttccgtgcaacgtagGTTTTAACCCACAATGGTTTGGAACCCAACCGTAATTTTCCCGGTTATTAATTACCACTCTTTTGGATATTTCCGCCTTATACATACGTTGTCTATATCCAAAAACATTGGGATCTATTTTAATTAGatactagggattaacccgggctacgcccgggatttttatttttttctaattgaagttgttaaattatttatatttaggctatgatttatatttatataaatgttaaaatgcatgtcataattaaaatttatttttaaattttaacacgttaaattaacatattttttactatttaaatatttttttgtaattttattggctatctagttatcatatttaacaaaactatcttttgagtgttggaataaatgttttagagattttattaaactgcatagtatttttggatcgaccacatgctcaacattcgatcgatccgtaaaatgatggtcgatctccttggccaggtaagtacaattttagcaaaaatatcttttattttcaaatattaagtatataactattctttttaatatttttttaattgtatttttgattaaattattgtattataatggttatgtaaatattttttgtgatgtttgaatttttgttgttcgtatacttaacctagatgatattgatgtttaacaatttattgttttctggaaatagaaaataatgatatatcaaaacgtatctaatacttgttaaatgatattataatgtaaattacatccattatttgaaaataaacatttgttgtttttatttttattttaaatcagaaattatttttatttaaaaacattattcatatataatataatagtttaagtttggaagattaatctaaatatataaattatgtatattttttaaaaaataatttaagatattatatattgagtatctgaataaaagctgaatttcttatcttgaaaatcagatatttatatttttgtcttcatgttatactcaccaatccatcattgatatttataactcggtacgttttttaaaaaacttagttttaagtaataaacgaatttaataaattaaattcatcacctataatgttctgtaaactatatttgaaaagtctctaaaattatattttaagcataatattattattattatttaatttaagttattttaaacataatatatgctaaaccaacttaaattatatttacaataggaccatcctaaaccggttagtaaaccaaaaacaatactaaaccaataTGAACCAATACTTGATTCGGCGAGGAAgaaagtgtttcgggataaacgcttgaatgatTATTAACtgaaatggtttgatcatgaaagagttagtatgaatattaacaataaaattatggattagattaatttaaatttgtaagaatacctttgagtctatgaaaaacaattcaattcccatgaataagtttggcttttggaagttgcgtgtttcccaacaatgaatccacataacaaaaagtttgttgttataaaaaaatctcattcaaggtcattaaaggtttttgggacggcaagagttgatagtgaaaccatttttttgctcgagtgctttgaaatTTTCCTTAATAGTGTGAAATTGATGTGgatggaataatgagttttatagaaacttttttgatgtaaaactatacatttttttttgtttaatgtggtatttccatttttatataatttactaccattttaagatagaagtacattttaagatagatgcttaaatcttaatgtactttttccattttttaaaatgtttatttccatttcttatatttttatttacgtaatatctatattttatatttttaaatagatatttaaatattaatgtactttttccatttttaaattgtgtatttacttatattatatattttacattttaagatagatgtttaatgcttgatgaactttttccatttttaaaaaaattgtgtatttacttattattacatatataattcatatattatatatttacattatttacttattatttattttcctgtatatgtatttccatttcttgtacttttaatttacttaatatctctattttacattttaagatagatgtttaaatcttaatgtacgttttccatttttttaaattgtatatttccatttgttttactttctatttacgtaatatctatattttaaattttaatatatatttttaaatcttaatgtaatttcccattttttaaatttggtattcacttatattatatatttacttattatttatttttctttatattgtgtatttctatttcctataatttctatttactaataattttatattttaagattgatttacattttaagatagatgtttaaatactaatgtattttttccatttttttaaattgtgtatttccttttcttatactttctatttacttaatatctatattttacattttaagatagatgtttaatatttaatgtactctttccattttttaaaaattgtgcattcacttattattgtatatataattcgtatatttatatattcataatatttacttattatttatttttctatatattgagtatttctctttcttatactttatatttagttaatgtctatattttatattttaagatagatgtttaaatctttacgtatttttccatttttaatgtaaaacggcaatatttaatagaagaacttggataaatagtcaaatatttatatttatgttttttttctttttttaataaaatggtaatgttacattatgaagataacccgtttttttagtgaacaaCGGTAATCTttcatatgtttaatgtagtttttccattttttatgttgtatgtttacatattatttttatttttaaatgtaaaatggtaattttacatatgtttaatgtagtatttccattttttatggtgtatgtttacatattatttattatttttgaaattatatataattttcttttttacaaaatagtaatgttacattatggagataagccgtctttttttttagtgaaaaatggtaatcttacatatgtttaatgtagtttttttattttttatgttgtatgtttacatattattttcttaaaataaaaatgtaaaatggtaatcttacatatgtttaatgtagtatttcaatttttatgttgtatgttttacatatatttattatttttaaaattatatataatgttttttgttgtttgtataaaacggtaatgttacatgatggagataagccgtctttttttaagtgaaaaatagtaatcttacatatgtttaatgtagtttttccatttttttatgctgtatgtttacatattttttataattttcaaaaataagtaatattaaaatgtaaaactatattttatgccacgtgtcatctttcgagattatattatatatttacttattatttatttttctttatattgtgtatttttatttcttatactttctatttactaataattttatattttaagattgatttacattttaagatagatgtttaaatactaatgtactttttctatttttttaaattgtgtatttccttttcttatactttctatttgcgtaatatctatattttacattttaagatagatgtttaaatcttaatatacttttttcattgtttttaagttgtgtatttctttttcttatattttctatttacttaatatctatattttacattttaagatagatgtttaatatttaatatactcttttcatttttaaaaaattgtgcatttacttattattgtatatataattcgtatatttataatatttacttattatttttttttatatattgagtatttctcttttttatactttatatttagttaatgtctatattttatattttaagatagatgtttaaatctttacgtatttttctatttttaatgtaaaacgacaatgtttaatagaagaacttggacaaatagtcaaacatatttatgtttattgtagtatttccatttttatgttgtatgttttacatatatttattattttcgaaattatatataatgttttttgttttttttataaaacggtaatgttacattatggagataagccgtcttttttttaagtgaaaaatagtaatcttacatatgtttaatgtcacgtgtcatctttcgagattatattatatatttacttattatttatttttctttatattgtgtatttttatttcttatactttctatttactaataattttatattttaagattgatttacattttaagatagatgtttaaatactaatgtactttttccatttttttttaaattattttatattttaagattgatttacattttaagatagatgtttaaatactaatgtactttttccattttttttaaattgtgtatttccttttcttatactttctatttgcgtaatatctatattttacattttaagatagatgtttaaatcttaatatatttttttcattgtttttaagttgtttatttctttttcttatattttctatttacttaatatctatattttacattttaagatagatgtttaatatttaatatactcttttcattttttaaaaattgtgcatttacttattattgtatatataattcgtatatttatatatttataatatttacttattattttttttatatattgagtatttctcttttttatactttatatttagttaatgtctatattttatattttaagatagatgtttaaatttttacgtatttttctatttttaatgtaaaacggcaatgtttaatagaagaacttggacaaatagtcaaacatatttatgtttattgtagtatttccatttttatgttgtatgttttacatataattattattttcgaaattatatataatgtttttttttttttataaaacggtagtgttacattatggagataagccattttttttttaagtgaaaaatagtaatcttacatatgtttaatgtagtttttcattttttaatgctgtatgtttacatattttttacaattttcgaaaataattaatattaaaatgtaaaactatattttatgccacgtgtcatcttttgggagaatttttttccgctgatgtggacgtcatatggagcctcaaaagctctcttttattagtagagataCCAAAAACATGTAGAAGGGACATGTTACCAACAGAGAAGTTTTCctgtaaatattatatatatatatatatatgtgtaaagtTCTGAAATAAAGTACAATGCACATGAAACACtaaatacatgtatttctttcatACACAGCGACATGGATATATACATGGATATAAATCCAACATTACCcacgtattaaaaaaaaaactagacaaTGTATGAGCTAGGGGGCTTGAGTGTGACAATCAACCATGTGAAATCttgctttttta encodes:
- the BNAA03G04510D gene encoding uncharacterized protein At5g39865; translated protein: MAGLEKNAELKKTSFFSRSMTTHHGRPVASSLNPSLNRTTSITKYYTPVESVGSSLKGKVKDLCRLFEGSKSVKPTSTDPPEKKKLTKSVLSESRLSPFLSLSNSVTRLPGTEDRIVVFFTSLRGIRRTYEDCYSVRMIFRGFRVWIDERDVSMDAAYRKELQIAMGEKSSVSLPQVFIMGKYVGGADVIKSLFEIGELAKILKAFPVREPGFVCRCCGDVRFIPCLNCSGSKKLYDEDEDRVRRCPDCNENGLIRCPDCSS